A portion of the Betaproteobacteria bacterium genome contains these proteins:
- a CDS encoding DMT family transporter, which produces MPTAPSTHPPPPIASPSAFITWTPALFVILWSTGFIGMRYGAPFAEPFTFMMWRMVIVVSILGIIVLATRAPWPASVGEAAHIATAGLLVHATYLCGVLYAINLKLPLGFVALLTGLQPILTAVFANLFLHEKLSMRQWIGMALGLAGVVMVVMSKFTLASGNVSAAALGCAGIALLGITFGTLYQKRFCSHMDLRTGGVIQFSATGIVMLLLALVLETRQVQWTGQFLFALLWLAVVLSIGAISLLYLMIRRGAASKVASLFFLTPSVTAIMAFVLFDEALTWLAVAGLLVTAAGVALVMRSVRVIKA; this is translated from the coding sequence ATGCCGACCGCCCCTTCCACGCACCCGCCTCCTCCCATCGCATCGCCGTCCGCCTTCATCACCTGGACCCCGGCGCTGTTCGTCATCCTCTGGAGCACCGGCTTCATCGGCATGCGCTACGGTGCCCCGTTCGCGGAACCGTTCACGTTCATGATGTGGCGCATGGTGATCGTGGTATCGATCCTTGGCATCATTGTGCTCGCCACGCGCGCGCCGTGGCCCGCCAGCGTTGGCGAAGCCGCGCACATCGCCACCGCCGGATTGCTGGTGCACGCCACCTATCTGTGCGGCGTGCTCTACGCCATCAACCTGAAACTGCCACTCGGTTTCGTCGCACTCCTCACTGGCCTGCAACCGATCCTGACGGCGGTCTTCGCCAATCTCTTTTTGCACGAAAAATTGAGCATGCGCCAATGGATCGGCATGGCGCTCGGTCTCGCCGGTGTGGTGATGGTGGTAATGAGCAAGTTCACGCTCGCCAGCGGCAACGTCAGCGCCGCCGCGCTCGGCTGTGCAGGCATCGCGTTACTCGGCATCACCTTCGGCACGCTCTACCAGAAACGCTTCTGCTCGCACATGGATTTGCGTACCGGCGGCGTGATCCAGTTCTCCGCCACCGGAATCGTCATGCTGCTGCTGGCACTGGTATTGGAAACGCGCCAAGTGCAATGGACCGGCCAATTCCTTTTCGCGCTGCTCTGGCTTGCGGTCGTGCTCTCGATAGGCGCCATCAGCCTCCTTTACCTCATGATCCGGCGCGGCGCCGCGTCAAAGGTGGCGAGCCTGTTCTTCCTCACGCCATCTGTCACCGCCATCATGGCGTTCGTGTTGTTCGATGAGGCGCTGACGTGGCTGGCTGTGGCGGGATTGCTGGTGACGGCGGCGGGGGTGGCGCTGGTGATGCGGTCGGTTAGGGTGATCAAGGCTTGA